CGTTTGATTTCGTCGCGATCGGGCGCGAGCTTGAGCAGTTTGGCACAAACTAATAAGTCGTCTCGCTTGCCCGTGGCGGCAAATCGCCGCATCAGCCGCTCGGTAACGAACTGCTGCACGAGCGGCAGCTTCCAAATTTCCGGCGGCTCGAACAGCCGCAACACGGCTGGGGCGTCTTCGGTGATCTTGGCTTCCAGCGCCCACCAGGCCAGCAGCGGCACGTGCAGGTCAGCGGCGTCTTCGTCGCGGGTGAGCATTTGTCGCACAATCGGTAGCGCCTGATCGGCCGGCAAACGACGCGCTGAGCAGGCCAACTGGCTGCGAACTTCGATATCGTTCTCGTGGGCGGCTAACTCGACGAGACGACGAGCGATCGGCACTGAAACCTGGCGGTCGTCGCACAACAGCCTCACCGTCCATAATCGCACTTGAGAGTTTTTGTGAGCAAGCGCCTCTAGCGCTCGATGCTCATCCAGCCCGCCGCACTGATAGATCGCCCACAGGGCTTCCAGCGCTGCTTGATCGTCGCCCTCTTGCAGCATGGAGAGAAGCTGCGGCAAAGTGGCTTTGTCTTGTCGGTCTCCAAGCAACTGCAGTGCCGTTTGCCGCTGCCATTTATTCTTGTGGCGTAGAAGCGCCACTAACTCGGCGGTTGATTTCTTCGCCAGATCGCCGATAGGCTCAGTCGGCTTCGGTCCCTTGGCGCGCACCCGATATACTCGCCCTGTCGAGCGGTCGATCCGGCCGATGTGATGATCGCGATGCGACGGGTAGGGCTCTTCCATATCGACGATGTACACCGCGCCATCGGGGCCGACCTTGATGTCCACCGGTAGAAATCGTTTGTTGCTGGTCCTCAGCAGATGGCCGACGTCTTTGGTGCGGAAGCTCGAACCATCGCGCTGCACTTCGCTGATCACTACTTCGTTAAGCAGCGGCGAAACGCCCAGCAACTTTCCGCGATAGCTCTCAGGCAGCGCTGCCCCTTCGTAGATCACAAAGTTGTGGGTAAACCTTTGCGCGGCATGGTGTTTCATTGCGGGGAAGTAGCCGAATGTAAACGGGTTCGACAGCGGCCCGTGCTTGCCAAAGCCCTTTTGATAGTAGCCGCCTTGCACGTAATGAAAGCCGCGGGTGTCGCCGCCGTTGTGGCCCGAGAAGATGCGGCCTTGCGAATCGAACTCCAATCCAAAGGCGTTGCCACCCCCTTCGGCGAAGATTTCGTAGCGGCGCGTTTGGGGGTGATATCGCCAGATGGCCTGACCTTGGGAATGCACTGGCTTGTCGTCGAGGCCCGGCCGAGTAACATTGCCGGTGACGGTGCTCCCTTGGCAGGCATACAGCCAACCATCCGGGCCGAAGCGCAGGCTGTTGACGACCGCGTGCGTGTCTTCCAAGCCAAAGCCCGCTAGATGCACCTCGGGATCAGTATCCGGCACATCATCATGGTTCTTATCGGCATAAAACAATAAATACGGCGGATTGAGCACCCACACGCCACCACGGCCGTGAGCCACCGCCGTGACGAGATTAAGTCCGTCGAGAAACGTCTTATGCTGGTCGTAGACGCCGTCACCGTCGGTGTCGTCATGAATTGAGATCCGATCGGCGCCGACGAAGTGCTTCGGCGGCGGTGGGGGCACCTTGTCGTAGACGGTCCGCCACGCGCTATCGCGGCTGATCTCCTTCAATCCGACTGGGTCGGGATACTGTCGATACTCGACGACCCACAGCCGGCCGCGCGCATCGAAGCTCACAAAGATCGGCTGCGCGATATCCGGTTCGTGCAGCACGCACTCCATTTGCAAGTCGTCCGCCACCTTGAACTTGAG
This genomic stretch from Pirellulales bacterium harbors:
- a CDS encoding c-type cytochrome, whose translation is MSTSSAAGPSIQPSLPPTEDLLKFKVADDLQMECVLHEPDIAQPIFVSFDARGRLWVVEYRQYPDPVGLKEISRDSAWRTVYDKVPPPPPKHFVGADRISIHDDTDGDGVYDQHKTFLDGLNLVTAVAHGRGGVWVLNPPYLLFYADKNHDDVPDTDPEVHLAGFGLEDTHAVVNSLRFGPDGWLYACQGSTVTGNVTRPGLDDKPVHSQGQAIWRYHPQTRRYEIFAEGGGNAFGLEFDSQGRIFSGHNGGDTRGFHYVQGGYYQKGFGKHGPLSNPFTFGYFPAMKHHAAQRFTHNFVIYEGAALPESYRGKLLGVSPLLNEVVISEVQRDGSSFRTKDVGHLLRTSNKRFLPVDIKVGPDGAVYIVDMEEPYPSHRDHHIGRIDRSTGRVYRVRAKGPKPTEPIGDLAKKSTAELVALLRHKNKWQRQTALQLLGDRQDKATLPQLLSMLQEGDDQAALEALWAIYQCGGLDEHRALEALAHKNSQVRLWTVRLLCDDRQVSVPIARRLVELAAHENDIEVRSQLACSARRLPADQALPIVRQMLTRDEDAADLHVPLLAWWALEAKITEDAPAVLRLFEPPEIWKLPLVQQFVTERLMRRFAATGKRDDLLVCAKLLKLAPDRDEIKRLLAGFETATAGRALAAMPEELASALAQFGGQSVVLGLRQGRTESVAEALRTLTDTRADKSKQLLYMQILGEVNQPRCVPVLLELFEHTNDGALQVAALAALSRYPDPKIATLTLLAYSNLPDEVRSAAQLLLASRKEWSLRLLEAIDAGAISAGTVPIDVVQHLQQHRDTRIAALVRKHWGELKPLTTAEAEAEIARVTQAIHSGRGVPKAGKKLFAETCAKCHALLGEGGRVGPDLTSFQRDNLRPMLVAIVHPNAEIREGYTNYLATTDDGRVVTGLLVDQDPTTVVLRTNDGRDVPLSRRSIDELRAQSVSLMPEDLLKNYSDQQLRDLFAYLRSSQPLVD